TCCCCAGCCCAGCATTGTTCCATTAACGTCCAACACTCATCATCGAAAGAAGGCAATCGTTCAGGACGTATAccttattataattaaacaaaaatgataaaaacaaaaagaaaataaaacttctACGCTCAAATTCGTTGACTGCCGTAACTAACGAGACTCCGCTATCACTACAGGGGACCAACGCTACAAGCGAATTAATCGATACGATTGATTCCAgtaaattctaatatttctgaTCTTTTGATAGCACAACTCAATCCAATAATTGTCTACAACATTTCGCTACTATATACTGTTTATATATCGAAAATTTCCTTCCACCGAAACGATCGAAATACACGAAAATCGGCCGGCAATCAACGCGCAACTGAAATTACAATTACCTTTCTTGACGCTAGTCCACAATTGCTCTTTATTGTGGAACTGTTCGAAAGCATATGGTAATCTCACATGACCAGCACATATGTACCAAAACAAAATTCCAAATGCGTACACGTCGACACTACTGTCGTAATGACCGGACAATAGTTCTGGTGCCATATGAACGGGTGTTCCAACAACGCTGCCAGACATCATGGCTTCCGTGATGCAAAACCCTAGATCCGTTAACTTAGCTCTGTTCTCTGTGTCGAGGAGAACGTTCTTCAACTTAATGTCGCGATGAACGAGTCCTTGCGAATGAAGATAACGTATTCCCTCCAACACGTCTATTGCGATTTGTATACGTTCCAGCCAGGATAAACCGGCGCGAATCCCGCAATACAAATCGCGGCTTAGGCGATCGGATATTAAAAGAACTGCGGAACCAAGACCGAATCCTCCGCCATATGATTGATCAATGAACGATCCACGAAGTTTTACTATCCTCTTATGATCTGGAATGGATCTGGTATAATAGAACTCCATGGCAAGATCATTCCAATGCCTTTCATCTGGGGGTACCACTGATTTCACTGCGCAAGGTCCAGGTGCACCACCCCAGCCATCACAGGCGAATACTACTCCATATTGTCCTCTGCCTATTTCTTTGCCACAATGAGGCATTCCATAGCGGACGGCGTCTATCATCGATGTCGACTCTAAAGCTAGTTTCGCTAGCCTAGGAGCATGGACCTTTCTGATAGCTATTCTTTGCTCTTCCGTTCTTTCTAATTTCCCGGAATAATAATTATCTAAAGACCTGAGAGCTGCTTGAAACGAGTCATGGGACGCCTTGAGTTTGTCTCTGAATTGCATGGATATCGTTCTAGCTAGCCTCGCTGCCGATAACGAATTTAATACATCGATGGTCACCTTTTTCCTCCATGCTGCATCTAAGGTTGGCGTTGGTGTCCATGGCAAGGGTAACGACTTAAATAATTGTCTTAATCTTTCTAGGAATGAGTGTATTAAGGACGGCGAAGAATTATGTAACTCGACGTTGTACGCGGATGAAAGTATCTGTTTTAATGCATCGCTAGCTAGCAAAGACGAGTCGCGATCGTACGTTCTTTCGAGACTTAACAGACAACGCTGCAAAGTCCCCAGGAATGTTTCTCTTAGACATTTGACAGAATTCACAAGTTGATTCGCGACTTTTTCACCTAACCGGCCGAGCACTACCCTTTGGACTTCGGACGTTGCGGCTCTTACGGTCGCTGACCATTCCGCTCTTTCCGTGTTATTAAAGTGGGTGTTTGGATATGGATATACATCATTCTCTGATAATAAAACATCATTCTTCATTTCCTGTATAATGGCTTGTATCAACTCAGTCAGCTCTTCTTGGTTTTCATTAACAATGTTCATTAAACTGGCATACAATTTGTTCTCTTTCATCTGTGCATACTGTATCCTCCTTGGAGTTATTTGAATTGTTCGGGCCATGTCGAATGCACTCAGTATAAATTTTCTTAGACTTGTTGAGTGTACTTCGTTTAAGTAGGTGCTGGCTTTAATAAGGTAGGTTTGCAAACATCCacgtacaaaatataaaattctgtctGTTTTCTTGCATGAATCCACCAAGTCACTACCACAAACATAATGTCCACCGCCAAGCCAAGATAGCTGATCAACTTCAACGGATTCTTCCATACCAAGGAAGCCTAAATTGGTCAGTTGTTCCAGCCATGTTATACCCAGTGAATTCATTTTGTCAAAGTCAATACCGTCGTCATTATCAGTTTTGTTCGTAGAATCAATGGAACTAAATCGATTTTGCAGTCTATGTTGTTCAGATTCAGTCAGTTCAGCGTCAATGCTATTCAATGTTATATTTCCCAGTGATGATATAAAAAGTACAGGATTGAACGGATATGTTTCTTTCAAATctcttaattcttccaagttttGCTCTGTTAAAGGGTGTTCCCCAAGAGCATAAAGAAATATCGGTAGTACATGCAACATTCCCTTGGCCAAAATCTTGACCGCTCCAGTATTTGgagcaataaatatttgaaccCCATCTTTTAATATGGGCTGATCTATCTTAACTTCGAGTACAGTTGGACAATTTATGTCTTCAGAACCAGACTTTGTTAAATCTTCAATTGGAAGAGTACTCCACGGTTCCTCATTTGCTTGTAAAATATTAACTACTTCATATTCTAAACCTAACGTAAGACTAATGTTCTTTACCACATCATAAGTTATTTTTATCCATCGCCACGGTCCATCAGATACTGGTAAAATATCACTAGAAAGTAAGCTATTAACTAACGTTGCCTTTGCTTTATTGTCTTGTCCAAAAATAACAATGGCaggtgaattaaatattatgtgtTTAACGTTATCTAATGTCAATGGAGGCAATAATTCctcaataatattttctgtaaacaaagaaaatattttaagaattgaACTGATTCTCTTGGAATGTAAGTTCAGTGCTTTAAATATTCACCTCCAGGAAAAAAATTCTCAGCACTTATAAGTTCCAGTGCATGTTCGGTTTCTTTGAGGATATGTCTCAATTGATTTCGATTGCGATGATACCTCCTAAATTCCTGTGGTAATTTGCTTACCATTTtgttaattctatttaaatacctCTACTCCAAAATCTCTCATACCCTGATAATAAGATTTAAGTATAGTTTAAGAATATATCGCCTACTACATCAGATCATATTCAGACCTGATAGCGTGTTCATTAAAGCTGTACGTATAATTACTATCTATTACTTTACTAAACTAAAGCATGCATAACTTATATAAATAGAACTAAAACTAATATCGATAATCtgacttttaattaattaaataagcgCGTACCTTCTATACACAGTATGGGGACCTTGTTTCTAACCAAATATGCTTGATGGatgatttttgttatttctcaGCGGTTAATTTCTTCCTTGACTTCAGTCCTTAACTTCATCATAATGACGACTTCTTGTACAACTTCCAGAGAATGAATTAACAAATTCCTTTCGTTTTCcatgtataaaagtataatataaattacggAGCTACTGTGAATGTAAACGCTCGCCCGCCATATGATTTTCAACACTAACGTATTCCCGCTGTCACGCTCACACATACGAATACAGTACGTCAGTTAAGCAATCACCAACACGGCTCgaccaaaatatttatttaaaaattagaaactacGTTAATACGAAACTACGTATACGTTGGGCACATGTTGTGAACAGAGTGAGATTATTTTCACATGCAAAACGTTTATTACAGTTACGTTCTCGTGCAGCTATGAACCgcagttaaaaagaaaacattgaattgCCTGATAAACTGAATGCACCATTTAGTGGGAACGATACTTTGCTCTATGCGATTAAGAGGAATACAGGCGAACTGCACAGAATAAACAAGGTTCCCCTTATTTACAAAGATAACATTCTTAGATATGTGTGCATACAATTATATTCTGAAGTTCAGAACAAACGATCATTTTGAATTTACAGTTATCGATTTGCAGCACGCAAATTTTCATGTCGCACTATatttcaaagcgaattatcaTAAACGgataacgttaaaaaatatctttccgAGCTCCTGCATAAGTAATTCTAGCCATTGCATCAtcggtaaaatatattttcccgGTACGCGCACGTACGCATACATAAAAACTGAAATGTGAATCATCCGGCAATAAGAATGTGCAAACGAAAGTAAAATACCAGCCATTTATAACTGTGAACCGACAATAACTAttaatactttgatttatgcgtGCTGATGTGTGTTAATCGCTGTTGTCGT
This is a stretch of genomic DNA from Nomia melanderi isolate GNS246 chromosome 1, iyNomMela1, whole genome shotgun sequence. It encodes these proteins:
- the Ripk5 gene encoding receptor interacting protein kinase 5 isoform X1: MVSKLPQEFRRYHRNRNQLRHILKETEHALELISAENFFPGENIIEELLPPLTLDNVKHIIFNSPAIVIFGQDNKAKATLVNSLLSSDILPVSDGPWRWIKITYDVVKNISLTLGLEYEVVNILQANEEPWSTLPIEDLTKSGSEDINCPTVLEVKIDQPILKDGVQIFIAPNTGAVKILAKGMLHVLPIFLYALGEHPLTEQNLEELRDLKETYPFNPVLFISSLGNITLNSIDAELTESEQHRLQNRFSSIDSTNKTDNDDGIDFDKMNSLGITWLEQLTNLGFLGMEESVEVDQLSWLGGGHYVCGSDLVDSCKKTDRILYFVRGCLQTYLIKASTYLNEVHSTSLRKFILSAFDMARTIQITPRRIQYAQMKENKLYASLMNIVNENQEELTELIQAIIQEMKNDVLLSENDVYPYPNTHFNNTERAEWSATVRAATSEVQRVVLGRLGEKVANQLVNSVKCLRETFLGTLQRCLLSLERTYDRDSSLLASDALKQILSSAYNVELHNSSPSLIHSFLERLRQLFKSLPLPWTPTPTLDAAWRKKVTIDVLNSLSAARLARTISMQFRDKLKASHDSFQAALRSLDNYYSGKLERTEEQRIAIRKVHAPRLAKLALESTSMIDAVRYGMPHCGKEIGRGQYGVVFACDGWGGAPGPCAVKSVVPPDERHWNDLAMEFYYTRSIPDHKRIVKLRGSFIDQSYGGGFGLGSAVLLISDRLSRDLYCGIRAGLSWLERIQIAIDVLEGIRYLHSQGLVHRDIKLKNVLLDTENRAKLTDLGFCITEAMMSGSVVGTPVHMAPELLSGHYDSSVDVYAFGILFWYICAGHVRLPYAFEQFHNKEQLWTSVKKGIRPERLPSFDDECWTLMEQCWAGEPYRRPLLGAILPVLESVQRKAERGKSLQQLNTLKLQESSSSDAKNPALALAEPYNQRGAVISPHPAKRKTIRTVKHPIFHITNLFQASLCSNLYVQMREF
- the Ripk5 gene encoding receptor interacting protein kinase 5 isoform X2, with amino-acid sequence MVSKLPQEFRRYHRNRNQLRHILKETEHALELISAENFFPGENIIEELLPPLTLDNVKHIIFNSPAIVIFGQDNKAKATLVNSLLSSDILPVSDGPWRWIKITYDVVKNISLTLGLEYEVVNILQANEEPWSTLPIEDLTKSGSEDINCPTVLEVKIDQPILKDGVQIFIAPNTGAVKILAKGMLHVLPIFLYALGEHPLTEQNLEELRDLKETYPFNPVLFISSLGNITLNSIDAELTESEQHRLQNRFSSIDSTNKTDNDDGIDFDKMNSLGITWLEQLTNLGFLGMEESVEVDQLSWLGGGHYVCGSDLVDSCKKTDRILYFVRGCLQTYLIKASTYLNEVHSTSLRKFILSAFDMARTIQITPRRIQYAQMKENKLYASLMNIVNENQEELTELIQAIIQEMKNDVLLSENDVYPYPNTHFNNTERAEWSATVRAATSEVQRVVLGRLGEKVANQLVNSVKCLRETFLGTLQRCLLSLERTYDRDSSLLASDALKQILSSAYNVELHNSSPSLIHSFLERLRQLFKSLPLPWTPTPTLDAAWRKKVTIDVLNSLSAARLARTISMQFRDKLKASHDSFQAALRSLDNYYSGKLERTEEQRIAIRKVHAPRLAKLALESTSMIDAVRYGMPHCGKEIGRGQYGVVFACDGWGGAPGPCAVKSVVPPDERHWNDLAMEFYYTRSIPDHKRIVKLRGSFIDQSYGGGFGLGSAVLLISDRLSRDLYCGIRAGLSWLERIQIAIDVLEGIRYLHSQGLVHRDIKLKNVLLDTENRAKLTDLGFCITEAMMSGSVVGTPVHMAPELLSGHYDSSVDVYAFGILFWYICAGHVRLPYAFEQFHNKEQLWTSVKKGIRPERLPSFDDECWTLMEQCWAGEPYRRPLLGAILPVLESVQRKAERDDRFFDSEPT